Proteins encoded in a region of the Myxococcus virescens genome:
- a CDS encoding tetratricopeptide repeat protein has translation MFGKPERVAESSPMQSCPQETTLTDLVAGLLSEAHRAQVLAHVETCADCRWTLAAGVGTQASSSAPTAPGEANSQPLLLGARLSRYVVRECLGAGAMGVVYAADDLELGRRVALKVLRPKGSQREELQQRLLREAQALARLSHPNVVTLYDVGAYGDGVFLTMELVEGTTLAEWMKEPRPWKEVLRVFLEAGKGLAAAHAAGLVHRDFKPANTLLGKDGRVFVTDFGIARLLHQEEGASHQEHMEAPVSPAGQLTRTGQVLGTPAYIAPELVRGQRADARSDEFSFCVALHEALFGARPFQGETMQELVLAAQQGRMSPPKREVKVPTRIRRAIVRGLSPKPEDRFPNMQALLAALVPPPHRRLVPLLVTTTVAGTMGILAAYGTTAQRRDDSCAREAEKLAVAWSPARRERIRTAFLATGMTYAAQAWKQFSTVMDAHTAQWQTLRTEACLAATGDTADQARQTAACLDARLWQIAAVTEVLEQADAQTVQNARALAASLEGLVGCRDTPGLTSRPQPPDNLRSRVHAARQKLAQVQAHLVSHRFTDGLAVTSALLEEQKGLGYKPLEAEVFLAHGTVLGGLNKPKEAEAFFYQALWAAEAARDDETVARAWLELIWAVGEEQSRPDEAEKLIRHARAAVERLGRERFPDITTELHTRLSSLREAYGQLAEAEQEALQGLEFSRRRNPPDSLRTPNLIHQLGRIRFGQGRHEDALKLHREALELRERILGADNPALVTSYNRVATASLEVGRYTEAVSAWRKALALQEASSNPETTPKGTILLNLAVVSRVAGRLEEARSMAERARAIFERARGPNHVTVIFALSALADIASEAGQGDEALGLATEALERIQRSLGPDTPRAALPLTVRGQVYLKAGRYSEARRDLLDALQRLEKEHGPEGGKTVTVLLPLAELALATRAPKEALAYCERARKVTEKAGGAESPDGASALACAGEAHLALGTSAEAVPLLERARRIQTQWGEVKDPRVAGKTAFLLARALIEKRASPERARALALAEEARTRLESVGVRGQPELQTVLAWQRRETKR, from the coding sequence ATGTTCGGGAAGCCGGAACGCGTTGCGGAGTCTTCACCCATGCAGTCGTGCCCCCAGGAAACGACGCTGACGGACTTGGTTGCCGGGCTGCTTTCCGAAGCTCACCGGGCCCAAGTCCTTGCACACGTCGAGACCTGTGCCGACTGTCGGTGGACACTGGCAGCGGGAGTGGGCACTCAAGCGTCATCCAGCGCTCCGACAGCCCCTGGGGAGGCGAATTCCCAGCCACTGCTGCTTGGCGCCAGGCTCTCCCGGTATGTGGTGCGAGAGTGCCTCGGCGCCGGCGCCATGGGCGTCGTGTACGCGGCGGATGACCTGGAGCTCGGTCGCCGGGTGGCCCTCAAGGTGTTGCGCCCCAAGGGGAGCCAGCGAGAGGAGCTGCAGCAGCGGCTGCTGCGCGAAGCCCAGGCGCTGGCCCGGCTCTCACACCCCAATGTCGTCACCCTCTATGACGTGGGCGCCTACGGAGACGGTGTCTTCCTGACCATGGAGCTGGTGGAGGGCACCACCCTGGCGGAGTGGATGAAGGAGCCGCGTCCGTGGAAGGAGGTGCTCCGGGTCTTCCTTGAAGCCGGCAAGGGGCTGGCCGCCGCGCACGCCGCGGGCCTGGTGCACCGCGACTTCAAGCCCGCCAACACCCTCCTTGGGAAGGACGGGCGGGTCTTCGTGACGGACTTCGGCATCGCCCGGCTCCTCCACCAGGAAGAGGGCGCGTCGCACCAGGAGCACATGGAGGCCCCCGTCAGTCCCGCGGGTCAGCTCACCCGGACGGGCCAGGTGCTGGGTACGCCCGCCTACATCGCCCCGGAGCTGGTGCGAGGTCAGCGCGCGGATGCCCGCTCCGACGAGTTCAGCTTCTGCGTGGCGCTCCACGAGGCCCTCTTTGGGGCGCGCCCTTTTCAAGGCGAGACGATGCAGGAGCTGGTCCTGGCCGCGCAGCAAGGGAGGATGAGCCCTCCGAAGCGCGAGGTGAAGGTCCCGACCCGGATTCGACGCGCCATCGTCCGGGGGCTCAGCCCGAAGCCCGAGGATCGCTTCCCCAACATGCAGGCGCTGCTGGCGGCCCTCGTTCCACCGCCGCACCGGAGACTTGTGCCGCTTCTCGTCACGACGACCGTGGCCGGAACGATGGGCATCCTCGCGGCCTACGGGACGACGGCGCAGCGGCGCGATGACAGCTGTGCGCGGGAAGCGGAGAAGCTCGCGGTGGCATGGAGCCCCGCGCGGCGCGAACGGATCCGCACAGCCTTCCTCGCCACCGGCATGACCTACGCAGCCCAGGCCTGGAAGCAGTTCTCGACGGTGATGGACGCCCACACCGCTCAATGGCAGACGCTTCGCACGGAGGCCTGCCTGGCCGCAACGGGCGACACCGCGGACCAGGCCAGGCAGACCGCCGCGTGCCTCGATGCGCGGCTCTGGCAGATCGCCGCCGTCACGGAGGTGTTGGAACAGGCGGACGCGCAGACGGTGCAGAACGCGCGCGCACTGGCGGCATCCCTCGAGGGCCTCGTCGGATGCCGCGATACCCCCGGACTCACCAGCCGCCCCCAACCGCCCGACAACCTCCGCTCCCGCGTGCATGCGGCGCGGCAAAAGCTGGCGCAGGTCCAGGCCCACCTCGTGTCGCACCGGTTCACCGACGGCCTCGCGGTGACGTCAGCCCTGCTCGAAGAGCAGAAGGGGCTCGGCTACAAGCCGTTGGAGGCGGAGGTATTCCTGGCCCACGGCACCGTCCTCGGGGGCCTCAACAAGCCGAAGGAAGCGGAGGCGTTCTTCTACCAGGCCCTGTGGGCAGCCGAGGCCGCGCGTGACGACGAAACGGTGGCACGGGCCTGGCTGGAGCTCATCTGGGCGGTGGGCGAGGAGCAGTCCCGCCCCGACGAAGCGGAGAAGCTCATCCGGCACGCCCGGGCCGCCGTCGAGCGACTGGGGCGGGAGCGCTTCCCGGACATCACGACGGAACTGCACACGCGCCTGTCGTCGCTGCGAGAGGCGTACGGCCAGCTCGCCGAGGCGGAGCAGGAGGCGCTCCAGGGACTGGAGTTCTCGCGGAGGAGGAATCCCCCGGACAGCCTCCGCACGCCCAACCTCATCCATCAGTTGGGACGCATCCGCTTCGGCCAAGGCCGCCATGAAGACGCGCTGAAGCTCCACCGCGAGGCCCTGGAGCTGCGCGAGCGCATCCTTGGCGCTGACAATCCGGCCCTCGTGACTTCCTACAACCGGGTCGCCACTGCCTCGCTGGAGGTGGGCCGGTACACCGAGGCCGTCAGCGCCTGGCGCAAGGCCCTGGCCCTTCAGGAGGCATCCTCCAACCCAGAGACCACCCCCAAGGGGACGATTCTGCTGAACCTCGCCGTGGTCTCGCGCGTCGCGGGTCGACTGGAGGAGGCACGCTCCATGGCTGAGCGGGCGCGCGCCATCTTCGAGCGGGCCCGGGGCCCCAACCACGTCACCGTCATCTTCGCGCTCTCAGCGTTGGCAGATATCGCCAGTGAGGCGGGCCAGGGCGACGAGGCGCTGGGCCTCGCCACCGAGGCCCTGGAGCGCATCCAGCGTTCACTGGGCCCGGACACACCACGCGCCGCCCTGCCACTGACAGTCCGGGGACAGGTGTACCTGAAGGCGGGCCGCTATAGCGAGGCACGACGCGACCTGCTGGACGCGCTCCAGCGGCTCGAGAAGGAACACGGCCCGGAGGGCGGGAAGACGGTGACGGTGCTGCTTCCCCTCGCCGAGCTTGCCCTGGCGACCCGGGCTCCGAAGGAGGCGCTCGCGTACTGCGAGCGGGCGAGGAAGGTCACCGAGAAGGCGGGGGGCGCGGAGTCCCCGGACGGCGCCAGCGCCCTTGCCTGCGCAGGGGAGGCGCATCTGGCGCTGGGCACCTCGGCGGAGGCGGTCCCCCTGCTCGAGCGCGCCCGGCGCATCCAAACCCAATGGGGCGAAGTCAAAGATCCGCGGGTCGCCGGCAAGACCGCCTTCCTTTTGGCCCGGGCGCTCATCGAAAAGCGCGCTTCCCCGGAGCGGGCCCGGGCGCTCGCGCTGGCCGAGGAGGCCCGGACGCGGCTGGAGTCCGTAGGGGTCCGGGGCCAGCCGGAGCTCCAGACGGTGCTGGCCTGGCAACGGCGTGAGACGAAACGATGA
- a CDS encoding RNA polymerase subunit sigma-70, whose translation MSDEQRTGSLAALLRASVSPAQRAELEAEEGFEALLDKHVEAARTQWPTFSLPAETFVRHLARHLPEGKAAEVMRILQGPDLYLACACTSGDPAALKAFEQHILRHVPARLGKVSPPLVEEVLQMLRERLLVGSSNTPPRIASYGGRGPLRTWVSIIAARIASELMGQDERHQLVAEPPEELARMLAPSDPEYALLREDARQLLVESLRKAVAVLSEQERTLLRLHHFHGFTMDRLTLMYGGSRSGVARKVADAREQLLERVRMELAPRMKQDQLALESLLGLVSSRLDISLLGLLD comes from the coding sequence ATGAGCGACGAACAGCGAACAGGCTCCCTGGCGGCGCTGCTGCGGGCGTCCGTGTCTCCGGCGCAGCGAGCGGAGCTGGAGGCCGAGGAGGGATTCGAGGCGCTGCTGGACAAACACGTCGAGGCAGCACGAACCCAGTGGCCCACGTTCTCACTCCCGGCAGAGACCTTCGTGCGGCACCTGGCCCGGCACCTGCCTGAGGGAAAAGCCGCGGAGGTGATGCGCATCCTCCAAGGTCCCGACCTGTATCTCGCGTGCGCCTGCACCTCCGGGGACCCGGCGGCCCTCAAGGCCTTCGAACAACACATCCTCCGACACGTCCCCGCCCGGCTCGGGAAGGTGTCGCCGCCCCTGGTGGAGGAAGTGCTGCAGATGCTGCGCGAACGGCTGCTGGTGGGCAGCAGCAACACGCCACCGAGGATTGCGAGCTATGGAGGGCGAGGGCCCCTGCGGACCTGGGTGAGCATCATCGCCGCGCGCATCGCCTCGGAGTTGATGGGCCAGGACGAGCGCCATCAGCTCGTCGCGGAGCCTCCCGAGGAACTCGCGCGGATGCTGGCCCCGAGCGACCCCGAGTACGCGCTGCTGCGCGAGGACGCGCGCCAGCTCCTCGTCGAGTCGCTCCGAAAAGCGGTGGCGGTGCTCTCCGAGCAGGAGCGGACCCTGCTGCGCTTGCATCATTTCCATGGGTTCACGATGGACCGGCTGACGCTCATGTACGGCGGCTCGCGCTCCGGCGTCGCGCGCAAGGTCGCCGATGCCCGCGAACAGCTGCTCGAGCGCGTTCGCATGGAGCTCGCGCCAAGGATGAAGCAGGACCAACTCGCCCTGGAGAGCCTCCTGGGACTGGTCAGCAGCCGACTGGATATCAGCCTCCTGGGATTGCTGGACTGA
- a CDS encoding Kelch repeat-containing protein, translating to MKPLRRSTALGLLVLSVHLAACLDVDEAVDQFCNSQPGACLDDTSDAGPDGNGSLDGGNDGGGPDGEDGGPHGGGDGGSDAGTDGGPPDAGREPPGWKSVAPMQTRRTGHTATALKNGRVLVVGGSSSGNTPTNTTELYTVASNSWSPGPDLGTARMDHTATLLPNGKVLVVGGRGPGGDALNSAEIYDVNANEWIPASPIPLGARASHAAVLLPSGEVLVAGGGNSHLDGLNTSALYHLKTDSWTDAGSMNVKRNVLTLTLLEGGVVVAIGGFNAAGAETTAEVYASNQPEAGWIPLLAQMEHGRHGHASTLLPSGRILVTGSLEGSPGRVLKAAEIFHWSSTSWTYEAEMLEARFFHTATALPSGEVLIAGGYSSPHAMPRASAEIFRRDGSWEFIAPMSSARVNHTATWLESGSVLIIGGSDGAAVLNTAERYVP from the coding sequence ATGAAGCCCCTGCGTCGCTCGACAGCCCTTGGATTGCTGGTGCTCAGCGTCCATCTCGCTGCGTGCCTCGACGTCGACGAGGCGGTGGACCAATTCTGCAACAGTCAACCTGGCGCATGCCTGGATGACACATCGGATGCGGGACCTGATGGCAATGGCAGCCTGGATGGAGGTAACGATGGAGGTGGGCCGGACGGCGAGGACGGTGGGCCGCACGGCGGAGGGGACGGCGGTTCGGACGCAGGCACTGACGGGGGACCTCCGGATGCCGGGCGCGAACCGCCGGGGTGGAAGTCGGTGGCACCGATGCAGACGCGGCGCACAGGGCATACGGCCACGGCACTGAAAAATGGTCGAGTGCTCGTCGTTGGTGGGAGTAGCTCAGGCAACACCCCCACGAACACCACGGAGCTCTACACCGTCGCATCAAACAGTTGGAGTCCTGGGCCAGACCTCGGGACGGCACGCATGGACCACACCGCCACCCTTTTACCGAATGGAAAAGTATTGGTGGTCGGTGGCCGGGGCCCCGGTGGTGATGCGCTGAACAGTGCCGAAATCTACGATGTGAATGCGAATGAGTGGATTCCTGCCAGTCCCATCCCACTTGGAGCACGCGCCAGCCATGCCGCCGTCCTGCTTCCCTCGGGGGAAGTGCTGGTGGCGGGTGGCGGGAACTCGCATCTCGACGGGCTGAACACCTCCGCGCTCTATCATCTGAAAACCGACTCCTGGACAGATGCTGGGAGCATGAATGTCAAACGCAACGTACTGACACTCACCCTCCTGGAAGGGGGCGTGGTGGTGGCCATTGGTGGCTTCAATGCTGCTGGAGCGGAGACGACGGCCGAGGTCTACGCCTCGAATCAACCCGAGGCGGGATGGATCCCCCTCCTGGCGCAGATGGAACATGGGCGCCACGGGCACGCCTCCACGCTGCTGCCTTCCGGAAGAATTCTGGTTACCGGCTCCCTCGAGGGCTCACCTGGGAGGGTCCTCAAGGCAGCAGAGATCTTTCATTGGAGCAGCACATCGTGGACGTACGAGGCAGAAATGCTGGAAGCCCGCTTCTTTCACACGGCGACCGCATTGCCCTCAGGCGAGGTGCTGATTGCAGGCGGGTATTCCAGCCCCCACGCGATGCCACGTGCCTCCGCGGAGATATTCCGGCGAGATGGCTCCTGGGAGTTCATCGCCCCCATGTCGTCGGCGCGCGTCAATCACACGGCCACATGGTTGGAATCAGGGAGTGTGCTCATCATCGGGGGGAGCGACGGCGCTGCCGTACTGAACACCGCCGAGCGGTATGTCCCCTGA
- a CDS encoding peptidylprolyl isomerase: MHTPPDKSNPSQPLSIGELQGMGLLNQAPGAMAFRNAASPRLPLLREAPSLEELRVKMPELGGVSPEAILDHFATLCRAVAPRREREPGEAVDSGDDVLLDVIGFANGRLIPFSARTGWRTEATPDPLLPGFFEALVRARVGESVAVDLVLPDDYAVESLRGVPARFDVKMKAAYQVTLLGESTPELFAALGRGGTLDEVMEYIAGELIAERDARYLWDFQDHVMREVARRTHVEVPRSLIDEEILQRWAEAEYPILVSLGLPNERVREGLDGWLLDDATRSEVEYRLRLALGLRAIAERDHVQSDRESAKELFSSLAEKTQLSRGELGRLLQSDKNLGRRFDTLAMHTAVVSHILSKADVSRG; this comes from the coding sequence ATGCACACGCCTCCTGACAAGTCCAACCCAAGCCAGCCGCTCTCGATTGGGGAGTTGCAGGGCATGGGGCTGTTGAACCAGGCGCCCGGAGCGATGGCCTTCCGCAATGCGGCGAGCCCTCGACTTCCGCTCCTCCGCGAGGCCCCTTCGCTGGAGGAACTCCGGGTGAAGATGCCGGAGCTCGGGGGAGTTTCGCCCGAGGCCATCCTCGATCACTTCGCCACGCTGTGCCGCGCGGTGGCGCCGCGCAGGGAGCGCGAGCCGGGCGAAGCCGTTGACTCCGGAGACGACGTGCTCCTGGACGTCATCGGCTTTGCCAACGGAAGGCTCATCCCGTTCTCCGCCCGCACGGGATGGCGGACGGAAGCCACACCCGACCCGCTGCTCCCCGGCTTCTTCGAAGCCCTGGTGCGGGCCCGGGTTGGCGAGTCCGTAGCGGTGGACCTCGTCCTGCCCGATGACTACGCGGTGGAGTCCCTCCGTGGCGTCCCTGCTCGCTTCGACGTGAAGATGAAGGCGGCCTACCAGGTAACGCTTCTGGGAGAGTCAACTCCAGAACTCTTCGCCGCGCTGGGACGCGGAGGCACGCTCGACGAGGTCATGGAGTACATCGCCGGGGAACTCATCGCCGAGCGGGACGCGCGATACCTGTGGGACTTCCAGGACCACGTGATGAGGGAGGTGGCTCGGCGCACGCATGTCGAGGTGCCACGGAGCCTCATCGACGAAGAAATCCTTCAGCGGTGGGCCGAGGCCGAATATCCCATCCTGGTGAGCCTGGGCCTACCGAACGAGCGGGTCCGGGAGGGACTTGATGGCTGGCTGCTCGACGACGCCACCCGGAGCGAAGTGGAGTACCGGCTGCGGCTGGCACTTGGGCTTCGGGCCATCGCCGAAAGAGACCACGTCCAGTCCGATCGGGAGTCCGCGAAGGAGCTGTTCAGCAGCCTCGCGGAGAAAACCCAACTGAGCCGTGGTGAGCTGGGGCGCCTGCTCCAGTCCGACAAGAACCTCGGCCGGAGGTTCGACACGCTGGCGATGCACACGGCGGTCGTCAGCCACATCCTGTCCAAGGCCGACGTTTCGCGGGGGTAA